TTATGATTCGTTGGCTATTTGATTTTTCAGAAGTAATAGATAAGTCAAACCGATGTATTCGAGGTACCACTGCTGATACCACTTCCAATGGTATTCCATTTGCCTTTAATTGCTTCCGAAAGAAATATTCCGGTCCATTTTTACTATTACCACCAGTGAACAAGAGTGTTTTTATATTCGGATATTTTTTTAGGTATCCCAACAAATCCCGAAGCTGAACATTTTGCATTCCCAAATCAGAGGCATCTACTTTTTCCCGTTCGGCACGCGCTACAATATCACAGATGCCTATTTTACGCTTACGCAAAAAGTTTTTTCGCTGTTCAACGGCTTCATGGGTAGTTTCAAACTTGAGTCCCAATCCAAAAATCGTATCTAAAATTGGCCAAAGCTTACCATCTCTACTGCCGTAACAAAAATCAACATCACCTTCCTTCAACGTTTTTGTAGTGAATCTAGGTGGTGGTAAAGTACCTACAATAAGCTTTGTAGCCTCTGGAAAGAGAAAAGGCTCGTAAGGATGCGTATGGTCAAAGCGTTTTTGGTTCAAAGTCGAGACTACTATTCAATGCAATCAACCCAAACTTAACATTTATAACCTAAACCTATCTAATAAATACAGGCTGATTTTCTTTTAAAGTGTGTTCTGCACTAAAAACATAATCATCACGGTCAAAACCCTTTACATCATCAAGCGTTTTTGCCTTTGTATCCAAAATATAGCGCACCATGGAGCCTCTGGCCTTTTTTGCAAAGAAACTGATCACTTTTAATTTGTCGTTTTTCCAATCTTTAAAAATTGGGGCAATCACAGGAACTTTTAACTTTTTTTCATCTATAGCACCAAAATACTCATTGCTTGCTAAATTTATGAACAGTTCGCCATCTTCAAGTTCCGAATTCAGATGCGCGGTCAATTGGTCTTTCCAGAATTCGTAGAGATTCTTTTTGCGCCCTACTTTTAGTTGTATTCCCATTTCCAACCGGTAAGGCTGCATCAAATCCAAGGGTTTTAAAACTCCATATAGACCTGATAATATACGAAGTGTATTTTGAAGTTCTTCCAATTTTTCTTCGGGAATGGTATAGGCATCAAGCCCCTGATAGACATCGCCATTGAATGCATATACCGCAGGTCTTGCATTATCTACGGTAAACGGGATTGAAAATTGTTGGTTTCTCTCCCAGTTAAGCTGCGCCAAATTATCAGAAATGGACATTAGCTCTGATAGTGCCTTTGGTTTTTTCTTCGCCAATATCGTATTCAGTTTTTTGGATTGTTCCAAAAATTGCGGCTGACTGAATTTAGATGTTGGCATAGCCGTTTCATAATCTAACGACTTTGCTGGAGAGATTACAATTTTCATAAAAATTACTTTTACGTAAAAATAACTAGGAATTTGGTTTTTTCCACCATCCAACAAAAGGTGTTCTCAATATTTGGATTGCTAAAAACTATGGCTCGTTATGCTTTGCGTAACCCCGCCATTTTTCTATGCAATCGGCCATATCTTGGGGCAACTCGGAATCAAATCGCATAAACTTTCCCGTATTTGGATGTTCAAAACCCAAAGTCTTGGCATGCAATGCCTGTCTAGGTAAGATTTTAAATGCATTTTCTACAAACTGTTTGTATTTGGTAAAAGTCGTTCCCTTCAAAATCTTATCGCCCCCATAGCGTTCGTCGTTGAAAAGCGTGTGCCCTATATACTTCATGTGCACTCGAATCTGGTGGGTTCTTCCTGTTTCCAATTTGCAGGATACCAATGTAACATACCCCAGGCGTTCCACAACCTTATAATGCGTTATCGCTTCTTTCCCCTGGTCACCTTCCGGAAAGACCATCATTTGCAAACGGTTCTTTGGGTTTCTGGCAAGATGTCCTTCAACAGTTCCCTCATCATCGGCAACATTGCCCCAGACCAATGCCAGATATTCCCGCTCGCTGCTCTTGTCAAAAAACTGTTTTGCCAAATGGGTCATTGCCGCTTCAGTTTTGGCTATAACCAAAAGTCCAGACGTATCCTTATCGATTCGGTGTACCAATCCGGGTCGTTCAGAGCTATTATTCGGTAGATTATCAAAATGATGGACCAGAGCATTGATCAATGTTCCCGAATAATTTCCATGTCCGGGATGTACCACCATACCAGCAGGTTTATTGACCACCAAAAGAGCTTCGTCTTCGTGCACGATATCCAACGGAATCGCTTCAGGCGTCAATAGAAATTCGTAAGGAGGATGTTCGAACATGACTTTTACATCGTCCCCAGCCTTTACTTTATAATTCTGTTTGACGATGTTATCATTCACCCAAATATGACCTTGTTTGGCGGCTTGTTGAATCTTATTTCGGGTAGCATTTTCTATAAAGTTCATCAAGAACTTATCTACTCTAAGCGGTTCTTGCCCATTAGAAGCTGTAAATCTGTGATGTTCAAAAAGTTCGTCCTGAGAAAGTGCTTGGTTTTCCGGAGTATTCATGTCTAATTAGAATCTGCCTGTACACGTGCACTCCCCGTAATGGTCCCATTACCGCATACCAATTCTATTTTTGAGGTCTTGGGCAATTTATCGCCTGGTTTAAGATATTTACCTTTATGCTTCATACGGTAAACCATATCTTTTCCCAACTCATCTATATAGGTTACGCGCTGTACATCCAAACCTACGGCCCTAAGCATTGAAGTAGCATTTCTTTGGGTAACTTGAATGATATCTGGAACAGTAACTTTTTTATAGCCCGATGGGTTTACGGTAAAATATATTTTTCGATTGGATTTTACCTTGTTACCGGCCGGAGGGTTCTGTTCAAGAATCGAAAATCTCGGATATTCCGGATTGTAATTGGAAGAATCCAACACCTGATAGCGCAGCCCTTCTTGTTCCACTACTTTGCGCATTTCCATAACCGACATCTTTGAAAAATCTGGAACTTCAACAAATTCTCCATGATTGGTAGAACCCTTGAGCCATTTCAATGCCAAAAAACAGAGCACTACCACAGCAACCAACGCCAATCCCAACTGAATCAAGAAAACTTTACTCTTTAAAAAGCTTAAAAAATGTTTCATGCTTATTTCCTTATCCAAGCAAATATAGGAAAGACAGTCCTTTTTTCTTTACTTTGACACTTTGATATTCGACAAGCTGATGAAAAAAAATATCGCCATCATCATGGGTGGCTATTCAAGTGAACGTGATATTTCAATAAAGAGCGGTACCGTGGTCCATTCATATTTGGACAGAAATCTTTATAACCCTTACCGGATTCTTATCTCCAATGATGAATGGATATGTCTGGATGACAATGATGAACGATTTCCCGTTGACAGGTCAGATTTTAGTGTATTTATTTCTGGTAAAAAGATCAATTTTGATTGTGTTTTCAATGCGATTCACGGCACTCCAGGAGAGGACGGTTTAATGCAGGCGTATTTTGAATTGTTGCACATACCTCAAACGGCATGTGAGCATTACCAAGCGGCGCTCACGTTTAACAAAAGAGATCTATTGAGTACGCTCAAACCGTATGGAATCCTTTGTGCTGAATCGTATTACTTGAATCTTGGCGATACCATAGACGAGGAAAAAATCATAAAAAAAGTGGGACTTCCCTGTTTTGTAAAAGCCAATAGGGCCGGGAGTAGTTATGGCATATCCAAGGTCCACAAAAAAGAAGATTTAAATATAGCTATTGAAAAAGCCTTTGCCGAAGACAATGAAGTTATCATAGAATCTTTTTTAGATGGAACCGAAGTATCTGTTGGAGTAATTACCTATAATGGCGAAGTAATCGTTCTGCCCATTACAGAAATAGTCACAGAAAATGATTTTTTTGATTATGAAGCCAAATACGAAGGAAAGTCAAATGAAATTACTCCAGCTCGTATATCTGAAACCCAGAAAAATAACGTGGACAAAAGAGCAAAATACATCTACACCGCTCTAGGTTTGAAAGGCTATACACGCAGTGAATTTATATTTATTGGGGACGAGCCTTATCTCTTGGAAGTAAATACCACACCTGGACTAACGGAAGAAAGTATTCTGCCCCAACAGGCGAAAAAGGCAGGAATACCATTAAAAGACTTGTTTGGCAGTGCCATAGAAAACGCATTACGATAGAAAACCCTTATTTTTAGATAAATTCCAGTTTTATGAGACGTGCTATTTTTCCAGGTTCTTTTGATCCACTAACACTTGGACATTCTGATATCATAAAAAGAGGGATAACGTTATTTGATGAACTGATCATTTCAATTGGCATAAATGCCGATAAAAAATATATGTTTTCCCTAGAGGAACGAACCCAATTCATAAAAGAAGCTTTCAAGGATGAACCAAAAATTAAAGTGGTTACCTATGAAGGCTTAACGGTCGACTTTTGTAAAAAGGTAAATGCTGATTTCATTTTAAGAGGACTGAGAAACCCAGCGGATTTTGAATTTGAAAAGGCCATTGCCCATACCAATAGAAAACTTTCAGAAATTGAAACTGTTTTCTTATTGACATCTTCGGGAAAATCATACATCAGTTCTTCTATAGTGAGAGAAGTCATTAGAAATGGCGGTGATTACACCAGTTTGGTTCCAGATACTGTTGTAGTAAAACCGTAAATTACCTACTCCAACATAACTAATTTCTTAAAAAATCCTTGATTTCTGCTTTGGTGAACACATAGTAGATACATGCTTTCCCTCTAGAAACAACAGATTTTAGCGTATTCACAACAATAAATAATTCAAAAGAGCGAATACTTATATTTTAGTGTGAAATTTCTTATACGCCCCAACATCTTAACCTAACCCCGCGCATTGAAAACAATCGAAAAGACCCATACACAATATCTTTTAAAGCAATTGCCAAAAGCTACTGTTTTAGTGGGTAAAAACCATGAGGTCATTGATTTTTCAGATTCTTGGTTGGCCATTTTCAACTTGAAAGCCAAAGATGCTGTGGGAGCTTCTATTTTTCAACTTATTCTTGACGACAATACCGAATCTCATGAGCAATTGAAGGATTGTCTGTTAAAAAATAGAACAACTACGCTACGGCACAAAAAAGAAAATACACAGTGGCTGGAAAGTGCATTTGCCCCATGGTTTGATGAAAAGGAAAATATTCTTGGAACCATAATACAGACAACTGATATAAGTGGGGAGGTTGAAAAGGAACTGGAGCTTGAAAGAATAAAGACCATGCTCCAAGCTAAATCTGAAATAGCAAAAGTTGGTAGCTGGGAGTATACACTTGAAACAGAGAAACTTGTTTGGTGCGATGTTACCAAAAGGATGCACCATGTTGATGAAGATTTTGAACCCTCTGTAAATGAAGGTATTGAATTTTACAAACAAGGTTACAGCAGGAATAAGATTTCCATGTTATTTCATAATGCACTTCAAAATGGAATTGCTTTCAACGAAAGACTTATCATTCAGACCGCAACAGGAGAAGAGAGATGGGTCATGGCAGGTGGAAAACCAATCTATGAACATGGAAAAATCACCAAATTGCTTGGAACTTTTCAGGATATTCATGATCAAGTGATTGCGGAAACAAAAATCAAAGAGAGTAAACAACTGCTCACCACACTGATTGAAAATCTTCCGATAAATGTCTTTTTAAAAGACAAGGAATCCAGAAAAATTCTTGTAAACCGCTCAGAATGTGAATACATAGGAGCAAATGCAGATGAGATATTAGGAAAAACGGACTTTGATTTTTACGATGAGAAAGTTGCCCAGATTTCAAGGGATGAAGATCTTGAAGTAATGCGAACCTTTAAATCCATCTTAGGCAAAGAGACTATATGCGTTAAGAAGGATGGTACTACCACAAACTTTCTAACCTCTAAAATCCCACTTATCAATTTAGAAGGACAGGCTTATGGTATTATTGGGATGAGCATGGACATTACCCATATAAAGCAAAAGGAGGATGAGTTAAGGAATCTGATCAGTATAACTGCCGTACAAAATAAAAAACTTGTCAATTTTGCCCATATCGTTTCCCATAATCTAAGATCGCACACTGCAAATTTTTCAATGCTCTTGGATTTTTTGGTCAAGGAAAAAGATGAAAAGGAGAAAGAACGAATCATGAAGATGTTGTTACATGCTTCCGACAACTTATTGGAGACACTCGAAAACTTAAATGAAGTAGTAGAAATAAGTACTAATATCAACCTAGACAAAAAATCTTTAAATCTTAACGAAAGTGTCATCAAGGTCCAACAGAACCTTTCAGCGCTTTTGCACAACAATACGGTAAAGGTCATAAACAATGTTCCCAAGGATACCAATGTAATGTGTGTTCCAGCATATTTGGAAAGTATCATTCTAAATTTACTTACCAATGCGGTCAAATACAAAGACCCCAATAGAAAACCAAAAATTGAATTACGTGCAGAAAAACAGGATAAAGGTGTATTGTTCCGTATTTCTGATAATGGTTTGGGAATAGACTTAACAAGATATGGAGGTAAAATATTTGGTATGTACAAAACATTCCATAACAACAAAGATGCACGGGGACTAGGCCTTTATATCATAAAGAATCAAATTGAAGCCATAGGGGGGCATATATCCTTAAAAAGTGAAGTTGGCAAGGGCACTACTTTCAATATTTTTTTCAATGAATAAAGTTAACAGCATATACATCATAGATGATGACCCCATAACTATTTTTGGCATTAAAAAAATGCTAAAGACAACAGCTGTATGCAATGATATTCAGGCTTTTGAGAATGGGAAAGTTGCCATAGACGATTTAAGAAAGAGAATACGGGAAGGCACACGCTTACCAGAAGTAATCTTTTTGGATATTAATATGCCCATTATGGATGGATGGGAATTCTTGGATGAATTTATCGCTTTGGAACTAAAAGAAAAGGTTATTATCAATGTCATTACTTCTTCCATAGATCAATATGATTATCAAAAATGGAACGATTTTAGACTAAGCTGCAAACACTATCTAAATTTTAAGAACAAGCCTATCTATAAAATCGAACCTACCGACTTGGATAGGTTCAATATGGTATCTTAAACCATTTTATTACTTATTTTTACAATTCTGAAGGTTTTCTGACAGTCTAATAAAATACGTTCCAAATGAAATACCTCATTATCATTTGTATTTTTCTTTTTTTCGCTTCCTGTGAAACCGCAACAGAAGATAAGATTGATTCTTACAAGACTTGTTTCGAAATATCCAATCAAACAGAGACACCTACCTACGAAGAGACAATCGCCTTTTATATAAAACTGGCTAAAGACTTTCCAGAAATAAACATACAGACCATTGGCATTACTGATAGTGGTTATCCCCTGCACATCGTCACATTTAATACCGATGGTGATTTTAATTTTGAAAATATCAGGGAAGAAAATGCGGTCATTCTTATTAACAATGGTATTCATCCTGGAGAAAGTGACGGTATAGATGCCACCATGCTCCTTTACCGTGATTTGGCATTAAAAAAAATAGAACACCCTAAACAAACAATTCTCGTAACCATACCCATTTACAATATCGGAGGAGCGTTACAAAGAAATTCAACCACTAGAGTAAACCAGAATGGACCTTTGGAATATGGTTTTCGTGGAAATGCAAGAAACTATGATCTTAATAGGGACTTCATAAAAATGGACACGAAAAATGCCCAAACTTTTGCTAAAATATTCCATTTGGTAAAACCAGACATTTTTATTGATAACCATGTGAGCAACGGAGCTGATTATCAATATACTCTTACCCATTTATTTACGCAACATAACAAACTAGGTGGAGAAATGGGCAAATATCTTCATAGGGAATTTATGCCCAACGTGGAAGAATCTTTACGCCAAAAAAAATGGGATATTACTCCATATGTCAATGTGTTTAACCAACCTCCAGAAATGGGCTTTAACCAATTTATGGACCATCCCAGATATTCAACAGGCTACACAACATTATGGAATACTTTGGGCCTTATGGTAGAAACCCATATGCTAAAGCCTTACGACAAAAGGGTTGAAGGCACATATGAAGTAATGCAAAGTGTGATTTCCGTTACAGAAAAAAACCATGACGCAATAAAATCTGTTCGGAAAAGCTCATTGGAAAAAAGCTTGGAACTTTCACAATATCACTTTAACTGGCAAGTGGACACTACACAAAACACGATACTTAATTTCAAAGGATTTGAAGCTGAATTTATTGAAAGTGAAGTTACTGGGCTTACTAGGCTGAAGTACAATAAAAACAGGCCTTTCACCAAGAAAACCGTATATCACAATTACTTTTATCCAAAAGATACCGTTAAAGTTCCGTCTGCCTACATTATCAAAAAAGGTTGGCATAAGGTTATGGACAAGTTGAAAGCAAACAACATCCGATTCTCTGAAATTGAAGAAGACACAACACTGAATGTTAGTGCCTATGAAATCGTTGATTTTGAAACACGAAAATCACCTTATGAAGGACACTATCTGCATTCCAACACAAAAGTCAAAAAGAGTCAAGGCAGAGTTGCCTTTAGGGCCGGTGACTTCCTAATACCCACCGATCAACCCGGTATTAGATATATTTTGGAGACTTTAGAACCGTCAGCAGTAGATTCTTTCTTCAATTGGAATTTTTTTGATACCGTTCTACAACAAAAAGAAGGGTTTTCACCTTACGTTTTTGAGGATGTGGCACTACAAATGCTACAAAAGGATTCCACATTGCGGAATATGTTTACCACCAAAAAGAAACTGGACAAAGAATTCGCAGAAAATTGGTATGCTCAATTAGACTGGCTGTACCAAAGGTCAGAACATAAGGAGGAATCCTACCTGAACTACCCTGTGTACCGTATTGAAAAATAGTTGGAAATCAGAGTTAAGACTTCTCCTCAGCTGGCCAGTTTTCAAATAGAATCTTAATATTAAAATAGGAATTTTTCAAAGCCTTCTTTACTTTCTTTGGACCCTTCCATTTTACTTTTAAAATCCCCTCTTCTTTTTGCCCGGTCAATTCTCCGCTATACGTAGTGGACATTGCAAACCAATGTACTTGTTTTAATCTGTATTCACCATTTCTTCTGAAAATGTGGTAAGTAGTCCGTAAAAATTTATCGATTATCAAATCACGTACACCCGTTTCCTCTTCTACCTCCCTTATAGCTGCCTTTTCAATGGACTCTCCTTTGTCCACTTTTCCTTTTGGCAAGTCCCATTTATCATTTCTATAGATAAAAAGCACTTTGCCCTTGGGGTTGGTTACAAATCCACCACCAGCTACCACCACAGGTATTTTATGCATAAAAACATCAAGGATTTTTTCCTCATCGGGATGATAGATATAGGCTTCTTGAAGTCTACCTTTTGCTAAAGAATCAATAGCCATTACTATTGAATCACCATCCAGTGAAAATAAATTTCCATTGGAATTATCTTGCCGCTCATTTGTTAAAATCAGTGGGGACTCATTAACAAAAACTTTATACATTTGCGCAATGGTTTTAAACAAGGATACTGCAAAAAAAACTGCCGAACTATTGCTGCAAATTAATGCAATTAAGTTGGAACCAGAAAATCCTTTTACTTGGGCTTCTGGTTGGAAATCTCCTATTTATTGTGATAATAGAGTACTGCTTTCTTATCCAGATATAAGAAACTTTGTGCGGGAGGAAATGGCAAAACAAGTTGAAACGCTTTATGGAAGACCAGATGTTATTGCAGGTGTGGCAACGGGAGCTATTGGAGTTGGTGTACTGGTTGCAGAAGCGCTGGGCCTTCCCTTTATATATGTTAGGCCAGAGCCAAAATCCCACGGACGGCAAAATCAGATTGAAGGGTATTTGGAGGCCAATCAGAATGTGGTTGTTATAGAAGATTTGATAAGCACGGGCAAAAGTAGCCTGAATGCTGTCAAAGCTTTAAAAGAACAACAAGCCAATGTCAAGGGAATGATAGCAATATTTACGTATGGATTTCCCGTGGCCACAACAAATTTTGAAAAAGAACAGGTTTCCTTGCATACGCTCTCAGATTATGACCATCTGATCGAACAGGCTTCAGAAACAAATTATATAAAAGAATCTCAGCTACAAACCTTGTTGCAGTGGAAATCGAATCCACAGCAATGGAAATAATCCCAATATGCACATAGAAGTTCCAAAAAAGAAAGTATCCAAAAGCTCAAAAGAAGTTTTTGATTTTTTAACCGAAATCAAAAATTTTGAAATACTGATGCCGGATAATATAGATAAGTTTGAGGTTTTGGATGAGAAGACTTTTAAGTTTGCCCTAAAAGGAATGCCCGAAATCATTTTAAGACTTAAAGAGCAATTCCCAAACGAAAAAGTGATTCTTGGCGCCGCAAGTGACAAGTTACCGTTTACCTTGACAGGAAACATTGAATCTTTAGGTGAATCCGAAAGCGAAGTTGGGTTAAGTTTTGAAGGAGAGTTTAATGCCATGATGGCTATGATGATAAAAACACCCATCACTAATTTTATGCAAACACTCTCATCAAATTTGGATAAAATAAGCTAGTACAATAAGGTTACTTCCTTTAAACCAAACGTTTTAAGAATACTATCTTCCAATTCAACAATAAGTTTTCCATCTGTAGAAACCCCACGGATAAAACCCATAAATAAGGTATCCGTGGCATCTTTGAACGTGGAAGGCTTGTCTCTTCTGAACAACAGTCTCTCATATTGTGAAATCATTTCCGCATTTTTTTTCTTTTCCAGCTCCGAAAAGTAAAACTTGAAGCGTTCCAATATGTTATCCAATAACTCGTCCAAATCAAAAAACTTCCCGCTAATCGATTTCAAAGAGGCAACCTTATCAAGATTTTCAAAGGAAGTTTGATTCACATTCAGTCCTACTCCAATGATTGAATTTTTAATTGCTAGTCCTTTTAAAATATTTTCTATTAAAATACCGCAAATTTTAGAAGAACCTGACATAATGTCGTTGGGCCATTTTACTTTCAAATCTGGTATGGACAACCTATGTAAAACATCATAAATTGAAAGTGAGACACAAATGTTCAAAACGAACTGATTTGTAACTTGAAGAGATTTATATTTTTTCAACACACTAAAAGTCAAGTTCTTACCGTCATCAGATTGCCAAACAGTGCCCATTTGACCTCTCCCTTTTAATTGTTTTTTGGCAACTATCGTTGTGTAATCCCCTAAATTCGTAGTGAGTGACAAACGCTTTAAATGAAGGTTTGTAGAGTCCGTGGCATCAAGTTTGATTATTTGTGTGAGTGCTCCCAAAGTGGTATGTCCAATGATATGTTAAATTCTAGGGCTAAGAAAACAAAAAAAATATAACTTTGTAGAATCTAAAATTTTTGAATGCAGAAAACGAAAGCTAGCGCAGATGAATTGATTGCCTTAATATTACACGGGATAGAAGAAGTCAAAGGAGTTGACATAAATCTATTGGACCTTAGGGAAATTGAAAATACAGTTTGCGACTATTTTATTATCTGCAATGGTACTTCCAATACGCATGTAAACGCAATTGTTTCCTCTATTCAGAAAACCGTTAGCAAAGCCATCAAGGACAAACCATGGCATATAGAAGGTTCTGAAAATGCAGAATGGATTTTAATGGATTACGTTAATATAGTAGTGCATGTATTTCAAAAACACATTAGGGAATTCTACGATATAGAAGGACTTTGGGGTGATGCCAAAGTTACCATGGTGGAGAGTAGTTACAATTCTTAAAAAAAATGGCAAAAGAAAACAATTCCAGTACCCCAAAAAAACCTCGTTTTAGTTCCTGGTGGATTTATGGCGTAGTAATCGCTCTAATAATAGGTTTCCAATTTTTTGGAGGAAATAGT
The nucleotide sequence above comes from Flagellimonas sp. HMM57. Encoded proteins:
- the rsfS gene encoding ribosome silencing factor; translation: MQKTKASADELIALILHGIEEVKGVDINLLDLREIENTVCDYFIICNGTSNTHVNAIVSSIQKTVSKAIKDKPWHIEGSENAEWILMDYVNIVVHVFQKHIREFYDIEGLWGDAKVTMVESSYNS
- a CDS encoding biotin--[acetyl-CoA-carboxylase] ligase; its protein translation is MGALTQIIKLDATDSTNLHLKRLSLTTNLGDYTTIVAKKQLKGRGQMGTVWQSDDGKNLTFSVLKKYKSLQVTNQFVLNICVSLSIYDVLHRLSIPDLKVKWPNDIMSGSSKICGILIENILKGLAIKNSIIGVGLNVNQTSFENLDKVASLKSISGKFFDLDELLDNILERFKFYFSELEKKKNAEMISQYERLLFRRDKPSTFKDATDTLFMGFIRGVSTDGKLIVELEDSILKTFGLKEVTLLY